One genomic region from Arthrobacter sp. YN encodes:
- the hemG gene encoding protoporphyrinogen oxidase, protein MRGGHPSPKTPAGGPSAVVVGGGVSGLIAARELAMAGFAVTILEAGDAWGGCVGSHVVAGLQLDSGAESFATRSPAVADLARELGLADKIVAPHPGGAWVQLPDGPQELPKTGILGIPANPWDPEVRRSLGLAGAIRASLDTWLPASFGTSSEVTSVSALVRSRMGKRVLDRLVSPVVGGVHSADPDLLDVDMVAPGLRAGIRQHGSLAAAVAAQRRAATGSASGPAKAGSAVAGLKGGMHSLVTALVADLRGRGVGLMTGKRADAVAKTPGGWRVTAGGSTYDAGRLVVALDGPAAVGLLEQSLPELSGLRPAPGPLVSLVTMVVDLPELDSRPRGTGILVAPQTPGIKAKALTHATAKWDWLAGEAGPGTHVLRLSYGRREEAAGGADIVLDDDSLLSAALADASALLTVPVSRADIVDWDVVRWAGALPFAAVGHKQRVGHVRAVCAAAAGLTVVGGWLAGNGLAAVVADTRAQLDAAVAEDAPNL, encoded by the coding sequence ATGCGCGGGGGACACCCATCGCCCAAGACACCGGCAGGCGGGCCATCCGCCGTTGTGGTGGGCGGTGGCGTCTCAGGCCTGATCGCTGCCCGTGAACTTGCCATGGCCGGCTTTGCCGTCACCATCCTGGAAGCGGGCGACGCCTGGGGCGGCTGCGTGGGAAGCCATGTTGTTGCCGGGCTGCAGCTTGACAGCGGAGCGGAATCCTTTGCCACCCGGTCGCCGGCTGTTGCCGACCTCGCCCGTGAGCTTGGTCTGGCGGACAAGATTGTTGCCCCGCACCCCGGAGGTGCCTGGGTGCAATTACCTGACGGGCCGCAGGAACTACCCAAAACGGGAATCCTGGGCATCCCCGCCAATCCCTGGGATCCGGAAGTCCGCCGTTCCTTGGGACTCGCCGGAGCAATCCGTGCCTCGTTGGACACCTGGCTTCCCGCGTCCTTTGGTACGTCCTCGGAGGTCACCAGTGTTTCCGCGCTGGTCCGGAGCCGTATGGGCAAGAGGGTCCTTGACCGGCTGGTTTCCCCAGTGGTGGGCGGTGTCCATTCGGCCGACCCCGATCTTCTCGATGTCGATATGGTTGCGCCCGGCCTTCGGGCGGGTATCCGTCAGCATGGTTCACTGGCTGCCGCCGTGGCGGCCCAGCGCAGGGCCGCCACCGGCTCCGCTTCCGGTCCGGCCAAGGCCGGATCCGCCGTCGCCGGCTTGAAAGGCGGCATGCATTCGCTGGTGACTGCGCTCGTGGCAGACCTGCGCGGACGTGGCGTCGGGCTGATGACCGGAAAGCGCGCCGACGCAGTGGCGAAGACCCCGGGCGGATGGCGGGTCACCGCCGGCGGTTCCACGTACGACGCCGGCCGGTTGGTGGTTGCGCTCGACGGCCCGGCCGCCGTCGGGCTTCTTGAGCAGTCCTTGCCGGAACTGTCAGGCTTGCGTCCGGCCCCCGGCCCGCTGGTGAGCCTGGTGACCATGGTGGTGGATCTTCCCGAACTCGACAGCAGGCCACGCGGGACCGGAATTTTGGTGGCACCACAAACTCCGGGAATCAAGGCCAAGGCGTTGACCCACGCAACGGCCAAATGGGACTGGTTGGCGGGCGAAGCCGGGCCGGGGACGCACGTCTTGCGCCTGTCCTATGGCCGGCGTGAAGAAGCTGCAGGGGGAGCGGATATCGTCTTGGATGATGATTCTCTCCTGTCCGCGGCGCTGGCGGATGCCTCCGCATTGTTGACAGTGCCGGTCTCACGGGCGGACATCGTTGATTGGGACGTGGTGCGGTGGGCCGGAGCCTTGCCGTTCGCCGCCGTCGGTCATAAACAGCGCGTCGGGCACGTACGCGCTGTGTGCGCCGCGGCCGCCGGCTTGACGGTGGTTGGAGGCTGGTTGGCGGGGAATGGCCTGGCTGCGGTGGTCGCCGACACCCGGGCACAGCTCGACGCAGCCGTAGCCGAGGATGCCCCAAATCTGTGA
- the hemE gene encoding uroporphyrinogen decarboxylase: MTSSSAASKSTASNAPAGTLDANHPLKDGRTSDSPLITAYRGGTPSRRPVWFMRQAGRSLPEYLKVREGVAMLDSCLRPELAAEITLQPVRRHDVDAAIFFSDIVIPLKLAGVGVDIVPGVGPVLDKPVRTAADVAALPTLTWEALEPIREAVRLTVAELGKTPLIGFAGAPFTLAAYMVEGKPSRDHLGPRTMMHADPETWAALANWAADTSGMFLQAQLEAGASAAQLFDSWAGSLGLADYTKYVAPASARALDHVRGLGAPLIHFGTGTSELLVAMRDVGVDVVGVDYRLPLDEANRRLGGTVPLQGNIDPALLSAPWEVLEAHVREVIAAGAHAPGHVLNLGHGVPPETDPTVLTRVVELIHSVPAE, translated from the coding sequence ATGACTTCTAGCTCGGCAGCATCCAAGAGTACGGCCTCCAACGCCCCGGCGGGAACCCTCGACGCCAACCACCCGCTGAAGGACGGCCGAACATCGGACTCGCCGTTGATTACCGCCTACCGCGGCGGCACGCCGTCCCGCAGGCCCGTCTGGTTCATGCGTCAAGCAGGCCGCTCCCTGCCCGAGTACCTGAAGGTACGCGAAGGTGTCGCGATGCTGGACTCCTGCCTGCGTCCGGAACTTGCGGCGGAAATCACCCTCCAGCCGGTTCGTCGCCATGACGTTGACGCGGCCATCTTCTTCTCCGACATCGTCATCCCGCTGAAGCTGGCCGGTGTGGGCGTGGACATCGTCCCCGGCGTTGGACCGGTTCTGGACAAACCTGTCCGCACTGCCGCTGATGTGGCAGCCCTGCCCACGCTGACGTGGGAGGCGCTGGAACCCATCCGCGAAGCCGTCCGCCTGACTGTTGCTGAACTCGGGAAAACCCCGCTCATCGGGTTCGCCGGCGCCCCCTTCACCTTGGCGGCCTACATGGTTGAAGGCAAGCCGTCCAGGGACCACCTTGGACCCCGGACCATGATGCACGCCGATCCTGAAACCTGGGCGGCACTGGCCAACTGGGCCGCCGACACCTCAGGAATGTTCCTCCAAGCCCAGCTCGAAGCGGGTGCTTCTGCTGCCCAGCTCTTCGACTCGTGGGCAGGCTCCCTGGGCCTGGCTGACTACACCAAGTACGTAGCGCCGGCTTCGGCCCGGGCGCTGGACCATGTTCGTGGCCTGGGTGCTCCGTTGATTCACTTCGGCACGGGTACGTCCGAGCTCCTGGTCGCCATGCGCGATGTCGGGGTGGACGTGGTGGGCGTGGACTACCGACTCCCGTTGGATGAGGCCAACCGCCGCTTGGGTGGCACCGTCCCGCTGCAGGGAAACATCGACCCCGCCCTTCTCTCCGCTCCCTGGGAGGTCCTTGAAGCCCACGTCCGTGAGGTCATTGCGGCCGGAGCCCACGCGCCGGGCCATGTGCTGAACCTGGGCCACGGAGTACCTCCGGAAACGGATCCCACCGTCCTGACCCGCGTCGTGGAACTTATCCACTCCGTCCCTGCGGAGTAG
- a CDS encoding glutamyl-tRNA reductase codes for MVLFSLVATHADIDLETVAQLSNGSSELASAALTDAPVVSGAVVLATCNRYEVYGETAHAADLEAARSALVSQISELSGLNEQLVSRSFATHTGPEVTRHLFAVSAGLDSAVVGEREIAGQVRRALITAQQEGTASSGLVRLFQAASKTAKDVGAQTALGSRGLSIVSVALDLATDLAENDDWSTKKVVVFGTGAYAGATMSLLRERGCTEVSVYSSSGRAQGFVATRGGTALDADTLPAAVAAADVMIGCSGSDNRVEAADLARVRAQSGKPLIAIDLALTHDFDPAVGELDGVELLTLESVRLAAPQEQAESLSQASAIVTGAAASFESEREARSVDTAIVALRRHTMNVLDAEMEKVRARHGCTAAAEEVEFALRRMVKQLLHIPTVRARELAANGQQDDYVAALEALYGIQVEQPQAAVPAAECPVDHQQLRSESA; via the coding sequence GTGGTTCTTTTCTCATTGGTGGCTACACACGCCGACATCGACCTCGAAACTGTCGCTCAGTTGAGCAACGGTTCCTCTGAGCTTGCCTCGGCAGCCCTGACGGACGCCCCCGTGGTGTCCGGCGCCGTGGTCCTTGCAACCTGCAACCGCTATGAGGTTTACGGGGAAACGGCCCATGCTGCAGACCTCGAGGCCGCACGATCCGCCTTGGTCTCCCAGATCAGCGAACTGAGCGGACTCAACGAGCAACTGGTTTCCCGTTCCTTCGCAACGCACACTGGCCCGGAGGTCACCCGGCACCTCTTTGCCGTGAGCGCCGGACTCGACTCCGCGGTGGTTGGTGAGCGTGAGATCGCCGGCCAGGTCCGCCGGGCTCTGATCACCGCCCAGCAGGAAGGCACAGCGAGTTCCGGGCTGGTCCGCTTGTTCCAGGCAGCTTCCAAGACGGCCAAGGACGTTGGCGCGCAAACCGCCCTCGGCTCGCGCGGGCTCTCCATTGTTTCCGTCGCCCTGGACCTCGCAACCGACCTCGCCGAGAACGACGATTGGTCCACCAAGAAAGTTGTGGTGTTCGGCACCGGCGCCTACGCAGGCGCCACCATGTCATTGCTTCGCGAACGGGGCTGCACCGAAGTTTCCGTCTACTCGTCGTCCGGCCGCGCCCAAGGTTTCGTCGCCACCCGCGGTGGAACAGCGCTCGACGCCGACACCCTCCCCGCCGCTGTTGCCGCAGCTGACGTCATGATCGGCTGCAGCGGATCGGATAACCGCGTGGAGGCCGCAGACCTCGCCCGTGTCCGTGCACAATCGGGCAAGCCGTTGATCGCCATCGACCTCGCCCTCACCCATGATTTCGACCCCGCCGTGGGCGAACTCGACGGCGTTGAACTCCTGACGCTTGAGTCCGTCCGGCTCGCTGCTCCCCAGGAACAAGCAGAGTCGCTGTCCCAAGCAAGTGCAATCGTCACCGGCGCTGCCGCGTCCTTCGAATCCGAGCGCGAAGCCCGCTCCGTGGACACGGCCATCGTGGCGCTTCGCCGCCACACCATGAACGTCCTGGACGCCGAGATGGAAAAGGTCCGCGCCCGTCACGGTTGCACGGCTGCCGCCGAAGAGGTGGAGTTCGCACTCCGCCGCATGGTCAAGCAGCTCCTCCACATCCCCACAGTCCGTGCACGTGAACTTGCCGCCAACGGACAGCAGGACGACTACGTCGCAGCCCTCGAGGCACTCTACGGAATCCAGGTGGAACAGCCCCAGGCTGCAGTCCCGGCCGCCGAATGCCCCGTGGACCATCAGCAGCTCCGCTCAGAGAGCGCCTGA
- the moeB gene encoding molybdopterin-synthase adenylyltransferase MoeB, which translates to MASIVAARPAAPAVLPPLVEPAAELTPAEVERYSRHLIIPEIGALGQRRLKNAKVLVIGAGGLGSPALLYLAAAGVGTLGIVDDDVVDLSNLQRQVIHGVKDVGIPKIESARNAINELNPLVNVVLHDIRLDPSNALELFAQYDLILDGADNFATRYLVNDAAAILGKPYVWGSIFRFDGQVSVFWAEHGPTYRDLYPEAPPAGSVPSCGEGGVFGMLCAAVGSLMVTEAVKLITGVGRSLLGRVALFDALGGSWREIRVSKDPEAEPITELTDYEAFCGVTPPAATDQEHTVSAKDLASMLAEREAGERDFDLVDVRESGEHSIVSIDGSVLIPQGRILSGEAWVELPQDKDIVFHCKAGTRSAAVLEAARKAGYTRVSHLDGGILAWVRDVEPAKPVY; encoded by the coding sequence ATGGCCTCAATTGTTGCTGCCCGCCCTGCTGCGCCCGCTGTCCTGCCGCCCCTTGTTGAACCGGCCGCCGAACTCACGCCGGCCGAGGTGGAGCGATACTCCCGGCATCTCATCATTCCCGAAATCGGCGCCTTGGGCCAACGCAGGCTTAAGAATGCCAAGGTGCTCGTCATAGGCGCCGGCGGACTTGGTTCTCCGGCACTGTTGTACTTGGCGGCGGCCGGCGTTGGCACACTCGGAATCGTTGACGATGACGTGGTGGACCTCAGCAACCTGCAGCGCCAGGTCATCCACGGCGTGAAGGACGTGGGCATCCCCAAGATCGAGTCCGCCCGCAACGCCATCAACGAACTCAATCCGCTGGTCAACGTCGTCCTGCATGACATCCGGCTGGACCCATCCAACGCCCTGGAGTTGTTTGCGCAGTACGACCTCATCCTCGATGGCGCGGACAACTTCGCCACGCGTTACCTGGTCAACGACGCCGCCGCCATCCTCGGCAAGCCCTACGTCTGGGGTTCCATCTTCCGCTTCGACGGCCAGGTCAGCGTGTTTTGGGCCGAGCACGGCCCCACGTACCGGGACCTTTATCCTGAAGCTCCACCCGCCGGTTCGGTGCCTTCCTGCGGCGAGGGCGGAGTCTTCGGCATGTTGTGCGCAGCGGTTGGTTCGCTCATGGTGACCGAAGCCGTGAAGCTGATCACCGGCGTCGGGCGTTCACTCCTGGGCCGGGTAGCGCTCTTTGACGCACTGGGCGGCAGCTGGCGCGAGATCAGGGTATCCAAGGACCCGGAAGCCGAACCCATCACGGAGCTGACGGACTACGAAGCTTTCTGCGGTGTAACGCCACCGGCAGCGACCGACCAGGAACACACTGTGTCCGCCAAGGACCTTGCCTCGATGCTCGCAGAGCGTGAGGCGGGGGAGCGGGACTTCGACTTGGTGGATGTCCGGGAATCGGGCGAGCACAGCATTGTCAGCATTGACGGCTCGGTCCTCATTCCGCAGGGCCGCATTCTCTCCGGCGAGGCGTGGGTGGAGTTGCCCCAGGACAAGGACATTGTTTTCCACTGCAAGGCCGGTACGCGCTCGGCTGCTGTGTTGGAGGCTGCGCGGAAGGCGGGTTATACGCGGGTCAGCCATCTCGACGGTGGTATTCTCGCCTGGGTGCGCGACGTCGAGCCGGCGAAGCCCGTTTACTAG
- a CDS encoding TetR/AcrR family transcriptional regulator, with translation MYACRCRPVILPTGRVVITAKERRQTVADGTRAHDGAPAKQERAVSTRSPRLPRDERRAQLLNAALEVFVSNGFHGAAMDEIAEAAHVSKPVLYQHFPSKRELYMALLDSHLATLTELMLSALNSTSDNKERVKAVMRAYYRFIADDDQAHRLVFESDLINDPDVSSRLETFNKTFADAVAHVIAEDTKLPPLEAQLLGRGLAGMAQVSARYWLETDGNLDLDVASDLIYRLAWRGISRFPKES, from the coding sequence ATGTATGCCTGCCGATGCCGCCCGGTCATATTACCCACCGGTAGAGTGGTCATAACTGCAAAGGAAAGGCGGCAGACTGTGGCTGACGGCACAAGGGCACACGATGGGGCACCGGCCAAGCAGGAACGGGCTGTTTCAACGCGTTCACCAAGGTTGCCGCGCGACGAGCGCCGGGCGCAGTTGCTGAATGCGGCGTTGGAAGTCTTTGTCTCCAACGGTTTCCATGGTGCGGCCATGGACGAAATCGCCGAGGCTGCCCACGTGAGCAAACCGGTGCTGTACCAGCACTTTCCGTCCAAGCGCGAGCTCTATATGGCCCTTTTGGACAGCCACCTGGCAACGCTGACTGAGCTGATGCTCAGCGCCTTGAACTCCACCTCGGACAACAAGGAACGCGTGAAAGCCGTGATGCGGGCCTACTACCGGTTCATCGCCGATGACGACCAAGCCCACCGGCTGGTCTTCGAATCGGACCTCATCAACGATCCCGATGTGAGCTCCCGCCTGGAGACCTTCAACAAAACGTTCGCGGATGCGGTGGCCCATGTCATTGCCGAGGACACCAAGTTGCCTCCCCTGGAGGCGCAGCTCCTGGGCCGCGGTCTGGCCGGAATGGCGCAGGTGAGCGCACGCTACTGGCTTGAAACGGACGGAAACCTTGACCTCGATGTGGCCAGTGATCTGATCTATCGTTTAGCTTGGCGCGGAATCAGTCGATTCCCCAAAGAGTCCTAG
- a CDS encoding DUF3107 domain-containing protein: protein MEVKIGIQNVGREIVLESALDADAVAKIVAEAVSKGSELRLTDEKGRQIIVPGSVLGYVEIGAEEVRRVGFGAL, encoded by the coding sequence GTGGAAGTAAAGATCGGCATTCAGAACGTTGGCCGTGAAATTGTGCTCGAATCCGCTTTGGATGCAGACGCCGTGGCCAAGATCGTGGCAGAGGCCGTGTCCAAGGGCTCGGAATTGCGCCTGACCGACGAGAAGGGCCGCCAGATCATTGTTCCCGGCAGTGTCCTGGGCTACGTCGAGATCGGCGCCGAGGAAGTCCGCCGCGTCGGTTTCGGCGCACTCTAG
- a CDS encoding 4a-hydroxytetrahydrobiopterin dehydratase, giving the protein MAGNRDHLTQADVDDALRELPDWKYKDGLVTVYKTPTAAEALALIAAIGQIAEQQNHHPDLEWRYNRVHLRYVSHDAGGNVTPRDIAAAASVSEAAAGLGATAQPERYPEA; this is encoded by the coding sequence GTGGCAGGGAACCGTGACCACCTGACCCAGGCGGATGTCGACGATGCCCTCCGGGAGCTCCCCGACTGGAAGTACAAGGACGGCCTGGTCACCGTCTATAAAACCCCGACGGCGGCCGAAGCCCTGGCGCTTATTGCGGCGATCGGACAGATCGCCGAACAGCAAAACCACCATCCCGATCTGGAATGGCGCTACAACAGGGTCCACCTGCGGTACGTGTCCCACGATGCCGGCGGGAACGTCACCCCCCGCGACATCGCCGCTGCGGCCTCCGTGAGCGAAGCCGCGGCCGGGCTGGGTGCAACTGCCCAGCCGGAGCGGTATCCGGAGGCCTGA